Proteins found in one Amycolatopsis umgeniensis genomic segment:
- a CDS encoding ABC transporter permease subunit — protein sequence MTHALAAAPAARTGQDSVGLLRLYRAELRWIFRRPRTLAVLGLLALIPIVIGVALTLVDPAEANGGGGGGDGALLASAMNNGFILPVAALTMTLALLLPLASAMAGADAIAGEAAHGTLRGWLVAPVGRGRLLAIKAFGVATVSVLAVLAMTFTGFVTGLIISGTDSMFTLTGSTLSVWDALGRLLIVALWITLQLWAVGAVALAISSFTEHPMLVVASVLAGTIVFTILGFLDAVSWLHPFLLNKDWSMAPASVLMDPLDTTLLGEGALRAACYIVIGLSIAYSRLTTRDG from the coding sequence CCGAACTGCGCTGGATCTTCCGGCGACCCCGCACGCTGGCCGTGCTGGGGCTGCTCGCGCTGATCCCGATCGTGATCGGCGTCGCGCTGACGCTGGTCGACCCGGCGGAGGCGAACGGCGGTGGCGGCGGAGGGGACGGCGCGCTGCTCGCCTCCGCGATGAACAACGGGTTCATCCTGCCTGTCGCGGCGCTGACCATGACGCTGGCGCTACTCCTTCCGCTCGCTTCGGCGATGGCCGGCGCGGACGCGATCGCAGGCGAGGCGGCGCACGGCACCTTGCGGGGCTGGCTGGTCGCCCCGGTCGGCCGGGGCAGGCTGCTCGCGATCAAGGCGTTCGGCGTCGCGACGGTTTCGGTGCTCGCGGTGCTGGCCATGACGTTCACCGGTTTCGTCACCGGACTGATCATCAGCGGCACCGACTCGATGTTCACCCTCACCGGCTCGACGCTGAGCGTGTGGGACGCGCTGGGCAGGCTCCTGATCGTGGCACTGTGGATCACGCTGCAGCTGTGGGCGGTCGGCGCGGTCGCGCTCGCGATCTCGTCGTTCACGGAGCATCCGATGCTGGTGGTCGCCTCGGTGCTGGCCGGGACGATCGTGTTCACCATCCTCGGCTTCCTGGACGCGGTCTCGTGGCTGCATCCGTTCCTGCTCAACAAGGACTGGTCGATGGCGCCGGCCTCGGTGCTGATGGATCCGCTGGACACGACGCTGCTCGGCGAGGGCGCGCTGCGCGCCGCTTGCTACATCGTCATCGGGCTCTCGATCGCCTACTCGCGCCTCACCACCCGGGACGGCTGA